A single region of the Psychrobacter alimentarius genome encodes:
- a CDS encoding MCR_0457 family protein translates to MKNQSILSIASVIAKTASKVGFAGLITSVAMFSQASLAANNPATTIPLDMSGINITKHEIAVMQVLSEICPQMLNGKQKQRFYKSYNVQLHELMPSLEDPKAAIQYLSTQQDYRQILQGIRGWTMGFSKQENKALCEDLADAQYQ, encoded by the coding sequence ATGAAAAATCAATCGATATTATCTATAGCTTCTGTAATAGCAAAGACCGCATCAAAAGTTGGTTTTGCAGGACTGATAACGTCTGTTGCCATGTTTTCTCAAGCTTCTCTTGCCGCAAATAATCCTGCGACAACTATCCCCTTAGACATGTCTGGTATCAACATAACCAAACATGAAATTGCGGTTATGCAAGTGCTCTCAGAGATATGTCCACAGATGCTCAACGGTAAGCAGAAGCAGCGTTTTTACAAATCTTACAATGTTCAGCTTCATGAATTGATGCCCTCTTTAGAAGACCCAAAAGCGGCTATCCAATATCTGTCAACTCAGCAAGATTACCGTCAAATTCTACAAGGTATTCGTGGCTGGACAATGGGATTCTCAAAGCAAGAGAATAAAGCATTGTGTGAAGACTTAGCGGATGCTCAATATCAATAA
- a CDS encoding sensor histidine kinase, protein MNNRPSKTISILIWRSVIKAIIFAVLAGFLFSFIYGLLHHYKEKRHNIQQFATLLTISASTADSADIVAQQVTFLLNSEPSIKSILFYSTPQPIDGLNQSSGDWKNALFADTVSFNYPVVSNYISNDRAPRASDASQRLDAALSNRGISSAADNSALVGYINITLDVDKMRLYWFQNIILYWLIATILTVLGAFYILRKLNWPIRDIETLTDACDIVLKTSDLKQLPTISQQFDFQELLQIKQTFIKLFSRLQKSRQEYEEIAVFEQQLHKKDISLDVQLHNFQSMITHELKTSLNAIVGGLQLLDHETLNIEQKDAVQIIRNGSDKLVLSLDHIIQLNQIQRGQMNVTFSEFKPLQLLADLLATFEPIAQKRGLTLISHIHHIDYNLEGDAEKIQQILAILLSNAIKFTPAGQVIITSQLTHFDKSNRWQISVKDTGIGIDSNYIDDIFNPFFQVDSSKTRQYEGSGVGLPVVKQMAQLMDATIEVESTLGVGTEFVLTVAMPSQSQSRQKHFLAKKTIIYYYSHEVGSLGKELERLGATVIYRQHEQLVLEDINMRKVDMVMFAEGVAPSKAELLAKKIRQSESEHRALLIYWYPQHQARQLDSFERFLKAAGVDYCQSSTYKDKALSDLLKRWLVWT, encoded by the coding sequence ATGAACAACCGTCCTTCCAAAACTATCTCTATACTTATCTGGCGCTCTGTCATCAAAGCCATCATCTTTGCGGTGTTGGCAGGCTTTTTGTTCTCTTTTATTTATGGTTTATTGCATCACTATAAAGAGAAGCGCCACAACATCCAGCAGTTTGCTACTTTATTAACCATAAGCGCTTCAACAGCTGATAGCGCAGATATTGTGGCGCAGCAAGTGACGTTTTTGTTAAACAGTGAACCCAGCATCAAAAGCATTTTATTTTATTCAACGCCTCAACCAATTGATGGGCTTAATCAATCCAGTGGCGATTGGAAAAATGCTTTATTTGCAGACACAGTCAGCTTCAACTACCCAGTGGTTAGTAACTACATCAGTAACGATAGAGCGCCTCGAGCGTCAGACGCCAGTCAGCGGTTAGATGCGGCTTTATCAAATCGAGGTATCTCATCAGCCGCCGATAACAGTGCCTTAGTGGGTTACATCAACATCACGTTGGATGTAGATAAAATGCGCTTATATTGGTTCCAAAATATAATACTATATTGGCTGATTGCTACTATACTGACTGTGCTTGGTGCCTTTTATATCCTGCGCAAACTCAATTGGCCGATTAGAGACATAGAGACACTGACTGACGCATGTGACATTGTTTTGAAGACCTCAGATCTTAAACAACTACCAACCATTTCTCAACAGTTCGATTTCCAAGAATTGCTACAGATCAAACAGACATTTATTAAGTTGTTTAGTCGCTTACAAAAATCGCGACAAGAGTATGAGGAGATTGCGGTTTTTGAGCAGCAACTACATAAAAAAGATATCTCTCTCGATGTGCAGCTTCATAACTTTCAAAGCATGATCACACATGAGTTAAAAACCTCACTGAATGCCATTGTGGGTGGCTTACAACTGTTAGACCATGAAACTCTAAATATAGAGCAAAAAGATGCTGTCCAAATTATTAGAAATGGTAGCGACAAGCTAGTACTATCGCTTGATCATATTATTCAGCTGAATCAAATACAAAGAGGTCAAATGAATGTCACTTTTAGTGAGTTCAAACCTCTACAGTTGCTAGCGGATCTATTGGCGACATTTGAACCTATTGCTCAAAAAAGAGGGCTTACATTAATCAGTCATATCCATCACATAGACTATAATTTAGAAGGTGACGCGGAGAAAATACAACAGATACTAGCCATCCTTCTTAGTAATGCCATTAAATTTACGCCAGCGGGACAAGTGATAATTACCTCACAATTGACCCATTTTGATAAAAGTAATCGTTGGCAAATCAGTGTCAAAGACACAGGCATTGGTATCGATAGCAATTATATTGACGATATTTTTAATCCATTTTTTCAGGTGGATTCTTCAAAGACTCGTCAATATGAAGGATCAGGGGTGGGCTTACCAGTCGTTAAGCAAATGGCACAACTTATGGACGCTACGATAGAAGTAGAGAGTACATTAGGGGTAGGTACGGAGTTTGTACTGACTGTAGCGATGCCCAGTCAGAGTCAGTCCCGACAGAAGCATTTTTTGGCTAAAAAGACCATTATTTACTACTACTCTCATGAGGTTGGCTCTTTAGGCAAAGAGCTAGAACGTTTGGGAGCTACGGTTATTTATCGTCAGCACGAACAACTGGTGCTAGAGGATATTAATATGAGAAAGGTTGATATGGTCATGTTTGCCGAAGGGGTCGCTCCCAGTAAAGCTGAGTTGTTGGCAAAAAAAATCCGTCAATCTGAAAGTGAGCATCGTGCGTTATTGATATATTGGTACCCTCAGCACCAAGCAAGACAATTAGACAGTTTTGAGCGCTTCTTAAAAGCAGCGGGCGTCGATTATTGTCAAAGCTCGACTTATAAGGATAAAGCATTGAGCGACTTGCTTAAGCGCTGGTTGGTATGGACATAA
- a CDS encoding LysM peptidoglycan-binding domain-containing M23 family metallopeptidase, translating to MKKLMAGSRFATAALIGTMTVATLAMVGCATKPTYQAANQAGPKIITNAQGVPNYHRVQRGDTVSQIAERYRLSYRQIGAMNGLDSKYTIYSGQWLKLWEGNQAAGNNPRNNNSYNTATPTVSQPAYTYTPPATNVPTNNSSSPAYEVTANSTSGYEYPSRNQVTRNFDAAAGNMGMWFAGNVGDPVLASQAGTVLYSGSGLPEYGNLIMIRHSDNYITAYAHNSQLLVKEGDTVQQGQRIANMGNSGQTNQVGLEFQVRLNGNPIDPRAVLGR from the coding sequence ATGAAAAAGCTTATGGCGGGATCGCGCTTTGCAACAGCGGCATTGATTGGTACGATGACAGTGGCGACGCTTGCGATGGTGGGCTGTGCTACAAAACCTACTTACCAAGCAGCCAACCAAGCTGGGCCTAAAATCATCACCAATGCTCAAGGCGTTCCCAATTATCATCGCGTACAACGTGGTGATACGGTCAGTCAGATTGCCGAGCGTTATCGCCTCAGTTATCGTCAAATTGGCGCAATGAATGGTCTAGACAGTAAGTATACGATTTATAGTGGGCAATGGCTCAAGCTATGGGAAGGAAATCAAGCAGCAGGTAACAACCCTCGTAACAACAATAGCTACAATACCGCTACGCCGACTGTCTCACAACCAGCTTATACCTATACGCCACCCGCTACGAACGTGCCTACAAATAATTCATCAAGTCCTGCCTATGAGGTAACTGCGAACTCAACCTCAGGTTATGAGTATCCAAGTCGCAATCAGGTGACTCGCAACTTTGACGCAGCAGCTGGCAATATGGGTATGTGGTTTGCTGGTAATGTTGGTGATCCTGTGCTTGCCAGTCAAGCTGGCACTGTGCTTTACTCAGGTAGTGGTCTGCCAGAATATGGCAATCTCATTATGATTCGCCATAGCGATAATTATATCACGGCGTATGCTCATAACAGCCAACTACTGGTTAAAGAAGGGGATACGGTACAACAAGGTCAGCGTATTGCCAATATGGGTAACAGTGGTCAAACCAATCAAGTAGGATTGGAATTTCAAGTACGCTTAAATGGCAATCCTATTGACCCGCGTGCAGTATTAGGGCGTTAA
- the der gene encoding ribosome biogenesis GTPase Der: protein MSIKPVVALIGRPNVGKSTLFNQFTKSRQALVADLSGLTRDRQYGDATYEDKSFIVVDTGGIGEADDGSGNIDDYMSEQSHTAIHEADIIVFVVDARAGMIGADAEIGKFLHTLGKPVYVVANKVDGVHDAAPAEFYALGLGEPYPMAASHGRGVGNLLEVLTADMPAQENIVEPRGLKLAIIGRPNVGKSTLVNRLLGEDRVVVFDMPGTTRDSIYIPYQRDGKDYVLIDTAGVRRRGKIDEKVEKFSVIKTLQAIEDSNVTVIVIDAHEGIVDQDLHMIGYALDAGRALVVAINKWDGLTQDQRDYIKIEMDRRFNFIPYVKVHLISALHGTGVGNLYPSILRAYKSSMFEVSTNRLTQILQDAVTANPPPTVAGRRIKLRYAHIGGHNPPVIVIHGNQTSALPKSYQRYLENQFRQVFKLEGTPLNVIFKQNDNPYATKSDTPTKAKTQQLRQRERNRAKKFTTKDKKPR from the coding sequence ATGAGTATCAAGCCTGTGGTCGCCTTAATTGGTCGTCCAAACGTCGGTAAATCTACCTTATTTAATCAGTTCACAAAAAGTCGGCAGGCATTGGTTGCTGATTTGTCAGGACTGACTCGTGACCGTCAATACGGCGATGCTACTTATGAAGACAAATCCTTCATCGTGGTTGACACTGGTGGTATTGGTGAAGCAGATGACGGTAGTGGTAACATTGACGATTACATGTCTGAGCAATCCCATACAGCCATTCATGAAGCCGATATTATCGTGTTTGTCGTGGATGCCCGTGCTGGTATGATTGGTGCCGATGCCGAAATTGGTAAATTCTTACATACCCTTGGCAAACCTGTTTACGTCGTTGCCAACAAAGTTGATGGCGTACATGATGCCGCACCTGCTGAGTTCTATGCGTTAGGATTGGGCGAACCGTATCCAATGGCTGCCAGTCATGGACGCGGTGTTGGGAACTTGCTTGAAGTGTTGACCGCAGATATGCCTGCGCAAGAGAATATCGTAGAGCCTAGAGGTCTCAAGCTTGCCATCATTGGTCGTCCAAACGTTGGAAAGTCGACACTGGTCAACCGTCTATTGGGCGAAGACCGAGTGGTGGTTTTTGACATGCCTGGCACCACACGTGACAGTATCTATATTCCTTATCAGCGCGATGGTAAAGACTACGTACTGATCGATACAGCTGGCGTACGTCGCCGCGGAAAAATCGATGAAAAAGTAGAAAAGTTCTCGGTTATTAAAACATTACAAGCGATTGAAGACTCAAACGTGACCGTTATTGTGATTGATGCTCATGAGGGTATTGTCGATCAAGATTTGCATATGATTGGTTACGCACTGGATGCTGGTCGTGCCTTGGTAGTTGCGATCAATAAGTGGGATGGTCTGACGCAGGATCAAAGAGACTATATTAAAATTGAGATGGATCGCCGCTTCAACTTTATACCTTATGTGAAAGTGCATCTAATATCAGCGCTACATGGTACAGGCGTTGGCAACTTATATCCGTCTATCTTGCGCGCTTATAAATCTTCAATGTTTGAAGTATCAACCAATCGCTTGACCCAAATTTTACAAGATGCTGTTACAGCCAATCCGCCACCAACGGTAGCTGGTCGTCGCATCAAACTGCGCTACGCTCATATTGGTGGTCATAATCCACCTGTGATTGTGATCCATGGTAATCAAACCAGCGCGCTTCCTAAGAGCTATCAGCGTTACCTAGAGAACCAGTTCCGCCAAGTATTTAAGCTGGAAGGTACGCCGCTTAACGTTATCTTTAAGCAAAATGATAACCCTTACGCAACCAAAAGCGATACGCCAACCAAGGCCAAAACGCAGCAGCTGCGTCAACGTGAGCGCAATCGAGCGAAAAAATTCACTACCAAAGATAAAAAACCACGCTAA
- a CDS encoding lytic murein transglycosylase has product MIIKKHYVALFPALVMVGCTSQQAMQKQSKPVRQGNVEITQTQTIQVKPTPRPVVVKPQPVAKPSYNSFSDWKSDFSMRAISSGHDAATVRRLLDSAYLNQQVISLDSGQPEFSKMPWEYVDSAVSDGRVSTGKRKFAEQRAFLSQLESQYGVNAEIVAAIWGMESSYGAVTGNSSIPSSLASLAYDGRRQEFAETQLLSLATLLQRGDVSWSQLDGSWAGGMGQTQFIPDTWLKQGVDGDNNGHRNPWATSDALASTANYLSNSGWVRGLAPFYEVTVPASFDYSVVGTKQPAARWAAMGVDTIADVYLDANTQMELWLPAGKDGPVLLLSPNFDVIKVYNNSSSYALGVSLLGKALAGQSGLRTAWPRYERPLSTAQVRNLQQRLTSSGYDTKGADGIVGTNTRKAFQRWQADNGQTPDGFITQRSASSLASW; this is encoded by the coding sequence ATGATTATAAAAAAGCATTATGTCGCTCTTTTTCCTGCCCTAGTGATGGTCGGGTGTACGAGCCAACAGGCCATGCAGAAACAAAGCAAACCTGTACGCCAGGGCAATGTTGAGATCACACAGACTCAAACCATTCAGGTAAAACCAACGCCACGTCCAGTCGTTGTCAAGCCTCAGCCCGTTGCCAAGCCAAGCTACAACAGCTTTTCTGATTGGAAGTCAGACTTCTCAATGCGAGCAATCTCGTCAGGCCATGATGCTGCGACAGTTCGTCGTCTTTTAGATTCTGCGTATTTGAATCAACAGGTTATCTCGTTGGACTCAGGACAGCCAGAATTCTCTAAAATGCCTTGGGAATATGTGGACTCTGCTGTATCAGACGGTCGAGTAAGTACAGGTAAACGAAAATTTGCTGAGCAACGTGCGTTTTTGTCGCAGTTAGAGTCACAGTATGGCGTCAATGCAGAAATTGTCGCGGCAATATGGGGTATGGAGTCCTCTTATGGAGCAGTGACGGGTAACAGCAGTATACCAAGCTCTCTTGCCAGTCTTGCCTATGATGGTCGTCGTCAAGAGTTTGCCGAAACTCAATTATTATCATTGGCAACCTTGTTACAGCGTGGCGATGTATCTTGGTCGCAGCTTGATGGTTCTTGGGCAGGCGGTATGGGGCAAACACAGTTTATTCCTGATACATGGCTCAAACAGGGCGTAGATGGCGATAACAATGGACATCGTAACCCTTGGGCAACATCAGATGCTTTAGCGTCTACCGCAAACTATCTTAGTAATTCAGGATGGGTTCGTGGCTTAGCGCCATTTTATGAAGTTACGGTTCCTGCCTCATTTGATTACTCAGTGGTGGGCACTAAACAGCCAGCAGCAAGATGGGCGGCCATGGGTGTGGACACCATAGCGGATGTCTATTTGGATGCCAACACACAGATGGAGTTGTGGCTACCGGCTGGCAAGGATGGCCCAGTATTACTACTCAGCCCAAACTTCGATGTGATTAAGGTTTACAATAATTCTTCAAGTTATGCGTTAGGAGTTAGCTTGCTTGGTAAAGCGCTTGCTGGACAAAGTGGATTGCGAACCGCTTGGCCGCGTTATGAGCGTCCATTATCGACTGCTCAAGTGCGCAATTTACAGCAGCGTTTGACCAGCTCAGGCTATGATACTAAAGGTGCTGATGGGATTGTTGGTACGAATACTCGTAAGGCATTTCAGCGCTGGCAGGCAGACAATGGTCAAACGCCAGACGGTTTTATCACGCAGCGTAGTGCCTCTTCATTAGCCTCATGGTGA
- a CDS encoding D-alanyl-D-alanine carboxypeptidase family protein gives MTVKRVKNQFIQLVVGVSISMSAVMANAAIQPPEMDNTAYVLMDFNTGEILAQKNANESLPPASLTKMMTSYIIEQRLASGDLKEDDQVLMSKNAWCRGSSSQSCMYVPVNKTASVIDMLRGIIIQSGNDASKAMAEHIAGSEASFAILMNEQAEKIGMTNSHFVNSTGMPDEGHEASALDLAKLSRAIIKNSGEYYSIYSEKEFTYNGITQGNRNALLATDSTVDGLKTGHTDAAGYCLAASSKRDGMRLISVIMGTESQQARADQSRELLNWGFGHFTTVTKAPAGQFVSKIPVWFGEADEMELATGDSLQILTTKTQKNKITTVVDIPESLEAPIKKGQEIGKMMAVIDGKAVASVPIVATSDIEQSGFMSRTWEHVVRWIKNLL, from the coding sequence ATGACAGTAAAGCGTGTAAAAAACCAGTTCATACAACTGGTAGTTGGTGTAAGTATCTCTATGAGCGCAGTGATGGCAAACGCAGCCATTCAGCCACCTGAGATGGATAATACCGCTTATGTATTAATGGACTTCAATACTGGCGAGATTTTGGCACAGAAAAACGCCAATGAGTCACTTCCGCCAGCGTCTTTAACAAAAATGATGACCAGTTATATCATTGAGCAACGCTTAGCATCAGGTGATCTCAAAGAAGACGACCAAGTATTGATGAGTAAAAATGCTTGGTGCCGTGGCAGTAGCAGTCAGTCTTGCATGTACGTACCGGTAAATAAAACGGCCAGTGTCATCGATATGCTACGCGGCATTATCATTCAATCTGGTAATGATGCTTCAAAAGCAATGGCAGAACATATCGCTGGTAGCGAAGCCTCATTTGCTATATTAATGAATGAGCAAGCAGAAAAGATTGGTATGACCAACTCGCATTTTGTCAATTCGACAGGCATGCCTGATGAAGGCCACGAAGCATCTGCCTTAGATTTGGCAAAGCTTTCTCGCGCTATCATTAAAAACAGCGGTGAATATTACAGCATTTATTCTGAAAAAGAATTCACTTATAACGGTATCACGCAAGGCAACCGTAATGCTCTACTAGCCACTGACTCTACGGTTGATGGTCTAAAAACAGGCCATACTGATGCTGCAGGCTACTGCCTAGCTGCCTCAAGTAAGCGTGACGGTATGCGCCTCATTTCTGTCATTATGGGCACAGAAAGCCAACAAGCTCGCGCCGATCAGTCACGTGAGCTGCTTAACTGGGGTTTTGGTCATTTTACAACAGTCACCAAAGCGCCTGCTGGACAATTCGTTAGCAAGATTCCAGTATGGTTTGGTGAAGCAGACGAAATGGAATTGGCAACTGGTGACAGCTTACAAATTCTAACCACCAAAACACAAAAGAATAAAATCACCACTGTGGTTGATATTCCTGAAAGCTTGGAAGCACCAATCAAAAAAGGTCAAGAAATTGGCAAGATGATGGCGGTTATTGATGGCAAAGCAGTGGCGTCAGTGCCTATCGTAGCGACGAGTGATATCGAGCAATCAGGCTTTATGAGCCGCACGTGGGAACACGTAGTACGCTGGATAAAAAATCTGCTTTAA
- the glp gene encoding molybdopterin molybdotransferase MoeA — translation MITMEALQSAIKQRIENYNNNDFPLHVRATNTCELLNSCNQVLAQDIVSPFDVPRQNVSAMDGYAISQGSELTQDSSIDIIGESQAGCAYTGHLTAGQGVRIFTGAVVPDSCDTVIMQENTNFAEIRDTIDKSQPYAITLKQTAQTDSNIRKQGEEIESGEAVLAVGKRINPADISLLANLGVSEVRVFQPLVVGVLATGDELVAIGKELTSLAQIYNSNTPTLKSLLSDIPISIRDYGIIPDDLAQTTAAVNTAMQDCDVLISTAGVSVGDYDFLTNVIEALGQINHYKVAMKPGKPFVFGELNQGLDKPVLYFGLPGNPLSTVVGALQFVIPALWQMSGAGVAEQPMVLNVKATLTNDVKKSPGRKDFQRGFLSQNEAGDYQVECFSGQQSHRIKQLSRANCFVVLDKDSGSVSANNMVTVQPFPWLYR, via the coding sequence ATGATTACCATGGAAGCATTACAATCTGCGATAAAGCAGCGCATAGAGAACTATAATAATAATGACTTTCCGTTACACGTTAGAGCGACCAACACCTGCGAGCTATTGAACAGCTGTAATCAAGTGCTGGCTCAAGATATTGTCTCGCCGTTTGATGTACCAAGACAAAATGTGTCTGCCATGGATGGTTATGCGATTAGTCAAGGTAGCGAGCTTACTCAAGACAGCTCGATCGACATTATTGGCGAATCACAAGCGGGCTGTGCGTACACCGGTCATCTCACAGCGGGTCAAGGGGTTCGTATTTTTACGGGCGCTGTTGTACCAGACAGTTGTGATACCGTGATTATGCAAGAGAATACCAACTTTGCAGAAATCAGAGACACAATCGATAAGTCACAACCTTATGCCATAACACTCAAACAAACGGCTCAGACTGATAGCAATATTCGTAAACAGGGCGAAGAGATTGAGTCGGGTGAAGCCGTGTTAGCGGTAGGCAAACGTATCAATCCTGCTGATATCAGCTTACTTGCCAACTTGGGTGTCAGTGAAGTCCGTGTTTTTCAGCCACTGGTAGTAGGTGTTTTGGCGACTGGTGATGAGCTCGTTGCTATTGGCAAAGAGCTGACAAGCTTGGCACAAATATACAACTCTAACACCCCAACTCTTAAGAGCTTACTGTCAGATATACCTATCAGTATTCGCGATTACGGCATTATTCCTGATGATTTGGCGCAGACAACGGCTGCTGTAAATACAGCCATGCAAGACTGTGATGTCTTGATATCCACAGCTGGGGTATCGGTTGGCGACTATGATTTTTTGACCAATGTCATTGAAGCACTGGGCCAAATCAATCACTATAAAGTAGCAATGAAACCAGGTAAGCCGTTTGTATTTGGCGAATTGAATCAAGGGCTTGATAAACCTGTACTGTATTTTGGATTGCCAGGTAATCCTTTGTCTACGGTCGTTGGCGCACTACAGTTTGTCATACCGGCACTGTGGCAGATGTCAGGAGCAGGCGTGGCAGAGCAGCCTATGGTACTGAATGTAAAAGCGACGCTGACCAATGATGTCAAAAAATCGCCTGGCCGCAAAGACTTTCAGCGCGGTTTTTTGTCTCAAAATGAAGCAGGCGATTATCAAGTTGAGTGTTTTTCGGGTCAACAATCTCATAGAATCAAGCAGCTCAGCCGTGCCAATTGTTTTGTTGTTTTAGATAAAGACAGTGGCAGTGTTTCAGCAAATAATATGGTGACTGTACAACCTTTTCCATGGCTGTATCGCTAA
- the moaA gene encoding GTP 3',8-cyclase MoaA, which produces MSDNSVKLDSTQWYSPTSVSAVDTVETYQSLSIMAPTDQAVESYEPLTDGFSRRLTYLRLSITDFCNFRCEYCLPNGYQGKRPDDELSVPEIATLIRGFAQVGTKKVRITGGEPSIRRDIVDIIKTVKQTKGIETVAMTSNGYKLGKHLASWQAAGLDQLNISMDSFDAATFHKMTGFNTLPQLLADMDELLETTDIKLKINSILMAETAFENLLQAIDYVKDRAVTYRFIEFMQTSDNSDLFFAQHAQSDTIIDYLLAHGWQPNERGHSDGPAVEYSHPDYVGRIGMIAPYAAHFCDTCNRLRVSSQGKVHLCLFDQGNYDIRPHLQQDDVAGLVNTLHSFMPIKPEHHHLHDANSGIMHNLSIIGG; this is translated from the coding sequence ATGAGTGATAATAGCGTCAAATTAGACAGTACCCAGTGGTATTCGCCTACCTCAGTGTCTGCTGTAGATACGGTTGAGACTTATCAATCGTTGTCTATAATGGCACCTACCGATCAGGCAGTCGAATCCTATGAGCCTTTGACTGATGGGTTTTCTCGTCGTTTGACTTATTTGCGTCTATCCATCACGGACTTTTGTAACTTTCGCTGTGAGTACTGCTTGCCAAATGGTTATCAAGGCAAACGTCCTGATGATGAGTTGAGTGTGCCGGAGATTGCCACATTAATTCGCGGATTTGCCCAAGTCGGCACCAAAAAGGTCAGAATTACGGGTGGTGAACCTTCTATCCGCCGTGACATTGTTGATATTATTAAAACGGTCAAACAAACCAAAGGTATAGAAACCGTTGCTATGACGAGCAATGGTTATAAGCTTGGTAAGCATTTGGCCAGTTGGCAAGCCGCGGGATTGGATCAGCTAAACATCAGCATGGACAGTTTTGACGCGGCGACCTTTCATAAGATGACGGGTTTTAATACGTTGCCACAACTCCTTGCAGATATGGATGAGCTGTTAGAAACCACAGATATCAAACTTAAAATCAATAGTATTTTGATGGCGGAAACTGCCTTTGAAAATCTATTGCAAGCCATTGATTATGTCAAAGACAGAGCGGTCACTTATCGTTTTATCGAATTTATGCAGACAAGCGATAATAGTGATTTGTTCTTTGCGCAGCACGCTCAGTCTGACACCATTATCGATTATTTATTGGCGCATGGCTGGCAGCCAAATGAGCGAGGCCATTCCGATGGGCCAGCAGTCGAATATAGTCATCCAGATTATGTCGGTCGTATCGGTATGATTGCGCCCTATGCTGCGCATTTTTGCGACACTTGTAACCGTTTGCGGGTGAGTAGCCAAGGTAAGGTGCATTTGTGCTTATTTGACCAAGGCAATTATGATATTCGCCCGCATCTACAGCAGGATGATGTCGCAGGATTGGTCAATACTTTGCACAGCTTTATGCCGATTAAACCTGAGCATCATCACCTACATGACGCTAATAGTGGAATTATGCACAATCTGTCAATCATTGGTGGTTAG
- the surE gene encoding 5'/3'-nucleotidase SurE, producing MKFLISNDDGVYAPGLLALYQALSTIGEVVVVAPMTEHSGCASALSISMPLHTHQLDSGFIAINGSPADCIYLALHELYRDTPFDCVITGINSGANLGQDVLFSGTFGAALTAQLFGIPAIATSLVGGGSKGSQQEEASHYRIAADEIVKLLVETSILSECKNLPYHVLNVNIPDVGRVDDIKGRKITSLGHRKVARPVHPLIDPRGRDAYWLSLRKAPPEVLADSENVSLSAKDELDQKDQSFAIPLTDDEAVAEGYISLSPVRLHHTPSAALDRLSALAL from the coding sequence ATGAAATTTTTAATCAGTAATGATGATGGAGTGTACGCTCCAGGTTTATTGGCCTTATATCAGGCACTGTCTACTATCGGAGAGGTCGTGGTGGTCGCGCCAATGACGGAGCATAGTGGTTGTGCTAGTGCATTGAGTATTTCAATGCCATTACATACGCATCAGCTAGATTCAGGATTTATTGCTATTAATGGTTCACCTGCCGATTGTATTTATTTAGCATTGCATGAGTTATATCGTGATACACCATTTGATTGTGTGATTACAGGTATCAATTCAGGGGCCAATCTTGGTCAAGATGTATTATTTTCTGGTACGTTTGGCGCAGCGTTAACAGCGCAGCTTTTTGGGATACCAGCAATTGCAACTTCACTAGTGGGCGGTGGTAGTAAAGGAAGTCAGCAAGAAGAAGCCAGTCATTATCGAATAGCTGCCGATGAAATTGTTAAGTTGTTGGTAGAAACCTCGATATTGAGTGAGTGTAAAAATTTGCCCTATCACGTATTAAACGTTAATATTCCTGATGTTGGGCGCGTCGATGATATCAAAGGCCGAAAAATAACGTCTTTGGGTCACAGGAAAGTTGCACGTCCTGTACATCCCTTGATTGACCCACGCGGGCGAGATGCTTATTGGTTGTCTTTACGTAAAGCCCCACCTGAAGTGCTCGCAGACAGTGAAAATGTATCACTATCTGCTAAAGATGAGCTAGACCAAAAAGATCAGTCATTTGCTATACCATTGACAGATGATGAAGCGGTGGCAGAAGGTTACATTAGTTTGTCGCCCGTACGCCTACATCATACGCCAAGTGCCGCTTTGGATAGACTTTCGGCATTGGCTTTGTAG